The following proteins come from a genomic window of Nicotiana tomentosiformis chromosome 12, ASM39032v3, whole genome shotgun sequence:
- the LOC104095189 gene encoding mitochondrial import inner membrane translocase subunit TIM23-2-like: protein MAHHAGDNDGDGQKRRLYNPYQDLQVPIQNLYKLPTSPEFLFQEESLAQRRSWGENLTYFTGIGYLSGSVLGAGKGFIEGVKASEPGDTLKLRVNRILNGSGHTGRKFGNRVGIIGLIYAGMESGMVAIRDTDDVINSVVAGLGTGAFYRAAAGLRSAAVAGVIGGAVVGLSVAAKQAVKRYVPI, encoded by the coding sequence ATGGCACATCACGCCGGTGACAACGACGGCGACGGCCAGAAACGGCGGCTCTATAACCCATACCAAGATCTCCAAGTCCCTATACAAAACCTTTACAAACTCCCCACTTCCCCTGAATTCCTCTTCCAAGAAGAATCTCTCGCACAACGCCGATCATGGGGAGAAAACCTAACGTACTTCACCGGCATCGGTTACCTCTCCGGTTCTGTCCTCGGCGCCGGTAAGGGATTCATCGAAGGCGTAAAAGCTTCCGAGCCAGGGGATACCTTAAAGCTCCGGGTTAACAGGATCTTAAACGGGTCGGGTCATACGGGAAGGAAATTCGGGAACCGTGTCGGAATAATTGGGCTGATTTATGCGGGTATGGAGAGTGGGATGGTGGCGATTAGGGATACGGATGACGTGATCAATAGCGTGGTGGCGGGTTTAGGGACTGGAGCTTTTTATAGGGCAGCGGCGGGGCTGAGGTCGGCGGCTGTTGCTGGGGTTATTGGTGGTGCTGTTGTAGGGCTCAGTGTTGCAGCGAAACAGGCCGTGAAACGATACGTACCTATCTGA